A genome region from Deinococcus detaillensis includes the following:
- the glmM gene encoding phosphoglucosamine mutase has translation MNQRQFFGTDGVRAVAGEFPLTPLWVMELGAAAGEVLRARNPRASVVIGKDTRQSGDMLEAALAAGLTSRGVNVTHLGVLPTPGVSYLTRELQADAGVVISASHNPYQDNGIKFFGATGEKLSDALEAQMEAQMSQLEGLSPVTGVEMGSVTNYTEAERLYASFLRSQAPDLSGLRIAMDCANGAAYRIAPRIFQAAGADVFAVYTNPDGRNINHNCGSTHLAHLKQLVQSGAYDLGVAFDGDADRCLFVDSRGNEVHGDHMLLLAARARGERSVVTTIMSNMALEVMLQESGVALERTAVGDRYVHERMQAKGLHLGGEQSGHILFLDVSPTGDGVLSALLTLKAMRQLGTTLDALHDELVMFPQTLLNVRVKDKQAISRDPQVQAAVRAAEVQLSGRGRVNLRPSGTESLVRVMVEGQDAEEIHELARHLVSVIEGIGD, from the coding sequence ATGAATCAACGTCAATTCTTTGGCACCGACGGAGTACGTGCCGTAGCCGGTGAATTTCCCTTAACGCCCTTATGGGTCATGGAGCTTGGCGCGGCGGCAGGCGAGGTGCTGCGTGCCCGCAACCCGCGTGCCAGCGTAGTTATCGGCAAAGACACTCGCCAGAGCGGTGACATGTTGGAAGCCGCCCTTGCCGCTGGACTGACCAGCCGAGGCGTCAATGTGACCCACCTCGGCGTGCTTCCCACTCCGGGCGTGAGCTACCTGACCCGCGAGCTGCAAGCCGACGCGGGCGTGGTCATCAGCGCCTCGCACAACCCGTACCAGGACAACGGCATCAAATTTTTTGGAGCCACCGGGGAAAAGCTCAGCGACGCTCTGGAAGCCCAGATGGAAGCTCAGATGAGCCAGCTTGAAGGCTTATCGCCCGTGACTGGCGTGGAGATGGGCAGTGTCACCAACTACACCGAGGCCGAACGGCTGTATGCCAGCTTTTTGCGCTCGCAAGCGCCGGATTTATCGGGCCTGCGAATCGCCATGGACTGTGCCAACGGCGCAGCGTACCGGATTGCCCCGCGCATTTTTCAAGCGGCGGGCGCGGACGTGTTTGCGGTGTATACCAACCCCGACGGGCGCAACATCAACCACAACTGCGGCAGCACCCACCTGGCCCACCTCAAGCAGTTGGTTCAGAGTGGGGCTTACGATCTGGGCGTGGCCTTTGACGGGGACGCTGACCGTTGTTTGTTCGTGGATTCACGCGGAAATGAGGTTCACGGTGACCACATGCTGCTGCTGGCGGCGCGTGCCAGAGGGGAGCGCAGCGTCGTGACCACCATCATGAGCAATATGGCGCTGGAAGTGATGTTGCAAGAAAGCGGCGTGGCCCTCGAGCGCACCGCCGTGGGCGACCGCTACGTGCATGAGCGGATGCAGGCCAAAGGGCTGCACCTCGGCGGCGAGCAAAGCGGCCATATTCTGTTCCTCGATGTTTCGCCCACCGGAGACGGAGTGCTGAGTGCGCTGCTGACCCTCAAGGCCATGCGGCAGCTCGGCACCACCTTAGACGCCCTTCACGACGAGCTGGTGATGTTTCCTCAGACGCTGCTGAATGTGCGCGTCAAGGACAAGCAGGCCATCAGCCGTGATCCACAGGTGCAAGCCGCTGTGCGGGCCGCTGAAGTGCAGCTTTCGGGCCGGGGCCGAGTCAACTTGCGGCCCAGCGGCACTGAAAGCCTGGTGCGGGTGATGGTGGAAGGCCAAGACGCCGAGGAGATTCATGAATTGGCCCGCCACCTAGTCAGCGTGATCGAGGGGATCGGGGATTGA
- a CDS encoding DNA double-strand break repair nuclease NurA gives MQIRLDPWPVDTLDGQLTLKPFAGLVYDAETPRWAAINQKPVPESLKRVLTIDGKPRMEARLLVDDDGKLSVAGFGAYVVGAVDLCPHGTRQAELLNVEAKRILAYSDEAEGRMPISRFSPRNPHTGALEYQPHSFAGSQLEGPKSAVQRLMLAGEQTLAAQLASALPLDETDVNALADTLVLQDGPVRIGTAGSAVVGCVKTLHTDYLGADRIGLLSELRPGERTPILRFAVGDNGLAQSQGREQRFTWYVRLSEAPFYQHPLAGVMRLEMHAPEDTDFVPRAVQDIANLSGSLLCRLASQPHKDARAPQNLIPTAALEQAMGRAMGSLDLVTRRIRSHLARELGVVA, from the coding sequence ATGCAGATTCGCCTTGACCCCTGGCCAGTGGACACTTTAGACGGCCAACTCACTCTCAAACCCTTTGCCGGGTTGGTGTACGACGCCGAAACGCCGCGCTGGGCCGCTATCAATCAAAAGCCAGTGCCGGAAAGCCTGAAGCGGGTGCTGACCATTGACGGCAAACCGCGCATGGAAGCCCGCTTGTTGGTCGACGACGACGGCAAACTGAGCGTGGCGGGCTTCGGGGCTTACGTGGTGGGTGCGGTGGATTTGTGTCCGCATGGCACGCGCCAAGCCGAGCTGCTGAACGTGGAGGCCAAGCGCATTTTGGCCTACAGCGACGAAGCTGAGGGCCGGATGCCTATTTCCCGTTTCTCGCCGCGCAACCCGCACACGGGCGCATTGGAGTATCAGCCCCACAGCTTCGCCGGTTCTCAACTCGAAGGCCCCAAGAGTGCCGTGCAGCGTTTGATGCTGGCAGGCGAACAAACGCTGGCCGCTCAGCTCGCTTCGGCTTTGCCTTTAGATGAAACCGATGTCAACGCCCTAGCCGATACGCTGGTGCTGCAAGATGGCCCGGTCAGGATCGGCACGGCGGGCAGCGCGGTGGTGGGCTGCGTCAAAACCCTGCACACCGATTACCTCGGCGCTGACCGGATTGGCCTGCTGAGCGAACTCAGACCCGGCGAGCGCACCCCGATTTTGCGCTTCGCAGTGGGTGACAACGGCTTGGCGCAGTCTCAGGGCCGTGAGCAGCGCTTTACCTGGTACGTGCGGCTGTCTGAAGCTCCCTTTTATCAGCACCCGCTGGCCGGAGTGATGCGCTTGGAGATGCACGCGCCCGAAGACACCGACTTCGTGCCCCGCGCCGTGCAAGACATTGCCAACCTGTCGGGGTCGCTGCTATGCCGCCTCGCCAGCCAGCCGCACAAAGACGCCCGCGCTCCGCAAAACTTGATTCCCACTGCCGCGCTTGAGCAGGCGATGGGGCGGGCGATGGGCAGTCTGGACTTGGTGACCCGGCGGATTAGAAGTCACTTGGCGCGGGAATTGGGGGTGGTGGCGTGA
- a CDS encoding DUF4139 domain-containing protein produces the protein MNTISKAVTVIGALALSSAHATDLRIYQNFGEVRTPVTASATAFQVDLPDSAWSNLIPGTLDLEGLPYTQAVQMRGVSWLTSLEGKTVTLREANFAGPDKTQTVTLVRAADLLIKDASGQYRNVAYSQLSFPTLPPLNAQQPRQSLVYTLTQTGKGTLSYLTRALSWTPRYTLKTSGSSASLSALADIRNNADQVYNVTATELLAGQVDVQDARPVMYESRVADMAGASAPMPAPKVGALGTVNGLYRYGLDSAFTLPANSTYTLPFLAPKLSTFERYASLSMYFDTQKSAGTLNRSYRFKADQNLPGGQLTVREDGRISGQTSLDETAKGENVEFSLGRDPDVRYTRSVQTVSSTKNGGTYKVTYTFESSKNRQVRAEISEQIGGRKVVIDGVTKANQSVAELRVDVPAGGKASKSFTVVIDNTQ, from the coding sequence ATGAATACGATCAGCAAAGCCGTAACTGTCATAGGCGCTCTCGCGCTGAGCAGCGCCCATGCCACCGACCTGCGAATTTACCAAAACTTCGGCGAAGTTCGCACGCCAGTCACGGCCAGCGCCACGGCCTTTCAAGTCGACTTGCCCGACAGCGCTTGGAGCAACCTGATTCCCGGCACGCTCGACTTGGAGGGCCTGCCCTACACCCAAGCGGTGCAGATGCGCGGCGTGAGCTGGCTGACGAGCTTGGAAGGCAAGACTGTGACCCTGCGCGAAGCGAATTTTGCTGGCCCAGACAAAACCCAGACCGTGACCCTGGTTCGCGCCGCCGATTTGCTGATCAAAGACGCCAGCGGCCAGTACCGCAACGTGGCCTACAGCCAGCTCAGCTTTCCCACACTGCCGCCGCTGAACGCCCAGCAGCCGCGCCAGAGCTTGGTCTATACCCTGACCCAGACCGGCAAGGGGACGCTCAGCTACCTGACCCGCGCCCTGAGCTGGACGCCGCGCTACACCCTCAAAACGTCGGGCAGCAGCGCTTCGCTCTCGGCTCTGGCCGACATTCGCAACAACGCCGACCAGGTTTACAACGTGACCGCCACCGAGCTGCTGGCAGGGCAAGTGGACGTTCAGGACGCCCGGCCAGTCATGTACGAATCGCGGGTGGCGGATATGGCCGGCGCATCCGCGCCTATGCCCGCGCCCAAAGTCGGAGCGCTCGGCACCGTCAATGGCCTTTACCGCTACGGCCTGGACTCGGCCTTCACTTTGCCGGCCAACAGCACCTACACCTTGCCGTTCTTAGCGCCCAAACTGAGCACCTTTGAGCGCTACGCCAGCTTGAGCATGTACTTCGACACCCAGAAAAGCGCCGGCACGCTCAACCGTTCGTACCGCTTCAAGGCCGACCAGAACTTGCCGGGCGGCCAACTGACCGTGCGCGAAGACGGGCGCATCTCGGGCCAAACCAGCCTCGACGAAACGGCCAAAGGTGAGAATGTGGAGTTCAGTCTGGGCCGCGACCCGGATGTCCGCTACACCCGCAGCGTGCAGACCGTCAGCAGCACCAAAAACGGCGGCACCTATAAAGTCACCTACACCTTCGAGAGCAGCAAAAACCGCCAAGTCCGCGCCGAAATCAGCGAGCAAATCGGCGGGCGCAAAGTCGTCATCGACGGCGTGACCAAGGCCAATCAGAGCGTTGCCGAGCTGCGGGTAGACGTTCCGGCGGGCGGCAAGGCCAGCAAGAGCTTTACCGTGGTGATCGACAACACGCAATAA
- the recG gene encoding ATP-dependent DNA helicase RecG — MPTLPELRDKLRRPLELERLRGFENKAVAGGLEKLMDGPLAGPFPKVREALRGYDNLSLAEREEAIEAALNLLQGGPPRPSSLPKVARQDPQLPAAPAGSRLGPSAPLAQLDWGHGGLKKLSALGLQTLRDVLHNYPRRHEDRRALPSLAEIEDGQKATVSGVLISKTRTSPRPGMQILNAVLQTSSGERIKATWFNQPWVEKNLREGAKLILTGRVKRFGKSAQLGVEYMETLDSSSGNSASGSISIGRIVGVYDGKDGISQDFLRKSAQMALSRSDDGDYLPGHWRKQCNLTDLTDALQGIHFPSDEAHLSRADYRLRFDEYLFLELRMLLQGEDAVLLGKRFTATDRDMQDFEAGLPFQFTGAQRRVLYEIADDMRSEQQMARLVQGDVGSGKTAVAACALYLAFKDGYQGALMAPTEILARQHYVNMQAYLAPLGVRVGLLIGALTPKQKAEMQATIANGLVDIVVGTQALIQENVTWANLGLAVVDEEHRFGVAQRRKLLAGRPDVLVMSATPIPRSLALTAYGDLELSIIDELPPGRTPVETKLLQDTHRTQAYGFVMTQLREGRQAFVVTALIEENENLELLAATQLADDLRVILPEARIDLLHGKMPAAEKDAIMERFRAQAFDILVSTTVIEVGVDVPNASVMVIENAERFGLSQLHQLRGRVGRGSAKSYCLLVAGEYSQKTRKRLKIIEGSTDGFVIAEADLKLRGPGEIRGTRQSGIPDLKLGDLASDVEIIERARELAKHILSHDPALKHPRLSGLREELQARSNQVAYREVI, encoded by the coding sequence ATGCCCACCTTGCCCGAACTGCGCGACAAACTCCGGCGGCCCTTAGAGTTGGAGCGCTTACGCGGCTTTGAGAACAAAGCGGTAGCGGGCGGCCTGGAAAAACTGATGGACGGCCCGTTGGCTGGCCCCTTTCCTAAAGTGCGCGAGGCGCTGCGCGGTTACGACAACCTGAGCCTCGCCGAGCGTGAGGAGGCTATAGAAGCGGCCCTGAACTTACTTCAAGGCGGCCCACCCAGACCGTCCAGCCTGCCCAAAGTGGCCCGCCAGGACCCTCAACTGCCCGCCGCGCCTGCGGGAAGTCGGCTTGGCCCCAGTGCACCGCTGGCCCAGCTCGATTGGGGACACGGCGGCCTCAAGAAGCTGAGTGCTCTGGGCCTGCAAACGCTGCGCGACGTGCTGCACAATTACCCGCGCCGTCACGAAGACCGCCGCGCTCTGCCCTCGCTGGCCGAAATCGAGGACGGCCAGAAAGCCACAGTGTCGGGCGTGCTCATCTCCAAAACCCGCACCAGCCCCCGCCCCGGCATGCAAATCTTGAACGCGGTGCTGCAGACCTCTAGCGGCGAGCGCATCAAAGCGACCTGGTTTAATCAGCCGTGGGTCGAAAAGAACCTGCGCGAGGGAGCCAAGCTGATTCTGACCGGGCGGGTCAAGCGCTTCGGCAAGTCGGCGCAACTCGGCGTGGAATACATGGAGACGCTGGACAGTTCTTCCGGCAACTCAGCTTCCGGCAGCATCAGCATTGGCCGCATCGTGGGCGTCTACGACGGCAAAGACGGGATCAGCCAAGACTTTTTACGCAAGTCGGCGCAAATGGCGCTCAGCCGCAGCGACGACGGTGATTATTTGCCGGGCCACTGGCGCAAGCAGTGCAACCTGACTGACCTCACCGACGCCCTGCAAGGTATCCATTTCCCGAGCGACGAGGCCCACCTCTCGCGGGCCGATTACCGTCTGCGTTTTGACGAATACCTGTTTTTGGAACTCCGAATGCTGCTGCAAGGCGAAGACGCGGTGCTGCTGGGCAAGCGCTTTACCGCCACCGACCGCGATATGCAGGACTTTGAAGCGGGCCTGCCGTTCCAGTTCACCGGAGCGCAGCGGCGAGTCCTCTACGAAATTGCCGACGATATGCGCAGCGAGCAGCAGATGGCCCGCTTGGTGCAGGGTGATGTGGGCAGCGGCAAAACGGCGGTGGCCGCCTGCGCCCTGTATTTGGCCTTCAAGGACGGCTACCAGGGCGCACTGATGGCCCCCACCGAGATTCTGGCGCGGCAGCACTACGTCAACATGCAGGCGTATCTCGCGCCGCTGGGCGTGCGGGTGGGCCTGCTGATCGGAGCGCTGACTCCCAAGCAAAAAGCCGAGATGCAGGCCACCATTGCCAATGGTCTGGTGGACATCGTGGTGGGCACTCAGGCGCTGATTCAGGAAAACGTGACCTGGGCCAATCTGGGCCTCGCTGTGGTGGACGAGGAACACCGCTTCGGCGTAGCCCAGCGCCGCAAGTTGCTGGCGGGCCGCCCCGACGTGCTGGTGATGTCGGCCACCCCGATTCCGCGCAGCTTGGCGCTGACCGCTTACGGCGACTTGGAGCTGAGCATCATCGATGAGCTGCCGCCGGGCCGCACTCCCGTCGAAACCAAACTCCTACAAGACACCCACCGCACGCAGGCTTACGGCTTCGTGATGACCCAGCTCCGTGAGGGTAGACAGGCTTTCGTGGTCACGGCACTCATTGAAGAAAACGAAAACCTGGAGCTGCTGGCCGCCACCCAACTTGCTGACGACCTACGGGTGATCTTGCCGGAAGCCCGAATTGACCTGCTTCACGGCAAAATGCCCGCTGCTGAAAAGGACGCCATCATGGAGCGCTTCCGGGCGCAGGCGTTTGACATTCTGGTGTCCACCACCGTGATTGAAGTCGGCGTGGACGTGCCCAACGCCTCGGTCATGGTCATCGAAAATGCCGAGCGCTTCGGGCTGTCACAGCTTCATCAGCTTCGCGGGCGCGTCGGGCGGGGCAGTGCCAAGAGTTACTGCCTGCTGGTGGCGGGCGAATATTCCCAAAAAACCCGCAAGCGCCTCAAGATCATCGAGGGCAGCACCGACGGCTTCGTGATCGCTGAAGCGGATTTAAAGCTGCGTGGCCCCGGCGAAATTCGTGGTACCCGGCAGAGTGGCATTCCCGATCTTAAGCTGGGCGACTTAGCGAGCGACGTAGAAATCATCGAGCGGGCGCGTGAACTGGCCAAACACATTCTCAGCCACGATCCGGCGCTCAAGCACCCGCGCCTGAGCGGGCTGCGCGAGGAGCTGCAGGCCCGCAGCAATCAGGTGGCCTACCGCGAGGTCATTTGA
- the aroA gene encoding 3-phosphoshikimate 1-carboxyvinyltransferase, with the protein MTAPLPHAHADGMPDTFDVLVHPASELRGTLSAQPSKNYTTRYLLAAALTDSTTNGPVRVIGVATSEDAAAMLRCLADWGAGIELVGDDAVIRGFGAHPKAGVTLNPGNAGAVARFLMGAAALTSHTTFVTDYPDSLGKRPQGDLLEALARLGAGVSSDAGKLPITISGPVRGGMVEVSAERSSQYASALMFLAPLLPSGLDLKLTGDIKSRAPLRQTLDTLAAYGIQASASPDLSRIRIAGNQPYRAERVMVPGDYPGSAAILVAAAILPGEVRLSNLREQDLQGEKEAVAVLREMGADIERSGDTLTVRGGQPLSAVTRDGDGFTDAVQALSAAAAFAGGTTTWENVFTLRLKECDRISDTRRELEKLGLSVSETENSLSISGAASLAGGITVNGHGDHRMIMLLTLLGLRAEKPLRITGAHHIRKSYPQFFKHLEELGAKFEYLKTDTK; encoded by the coding sequence ATGACTGCCCCCCTGCCCCACGCCCACGCTGACGGAATGCCCGACACCTTCGACGTGCTGGTGCATCCGGCCTCCGAACTGCGCGGCACCCTCAGCGCCCAACCCAGCAAAAATTACACCACCCGCTACCTGTTGGCCGCCGCCCTGACCGACAGCACCACCAACGGCCCGGTACGCGTCATCGGCGTGGCCACCAGTGAGGACGCTGCCGCCATGTTGCGCTGCCTCGCTGACTGGGGCGCGGGCATAGAACTCGTCGGCGACGACGCCGTGATTCGCGGTTTCGGCGCACATCCCAAAGCGGGCGTGACCCTCAACCCCGGCAACGCGGGCGCAGTGGCCCGTTTCCTGATGGGCGCGGCAGCGCTGACCAGCCACACCACCTTTGTCACCGATTACCCCGACTCGCTGGGCAAGCGGCCCCAGGGCGATTTGCTCGAAGCCCTGGCCCGTTTGGGCGCGGGGGTCAGCAGCGACGCGGGCAAACTGCCTATCACCATCAGCGGCCCGGTGCGCGGCGGGATGGTAGAGGTCAGTGCCGAGCGCAGCAGCCAGTACGCTTCAGCGCTGATGTTTCTGGCTCCCCTGCTGCCCAGCGGCCTAGACTTGAAACTGACCGGCGACATCAAGAGCCGCGCCCCGCTGCGCCAGACCCTAGATACTTTGGCGGCCTACGGCATTCAGGCGTCGGCCAGCCCCGACCTCAGCCGCATCCGCATCGCGGGCAACCAGCCTTACCGCGCCGAGCGGGTCATGGTGCCAGGCGATTATCCGGGATCGGCAGCGATTTTAGTGGCGGCGGCGATTTTGCCTGGCGAAGTGCGGCTGAGCAATTTGCGCGAGCAAGACTTGCAAGGCGAGAAAGAGGCGGTGGCCGTGCTGCGCGAAATGGGCGCGGATATCGAGCGTTCAGGCGACACCCTGACGGTGCGCGGCGGACAACCCCTGAGTGCCGTAACCCGCGACGGAGACGGCTTCACTGACGCAGTACAGGCTCTGAGCGCCGCTGCCGCTTTTGCGGGCGGCACCACCACTTGGGAAAATGTCTTTACCCTGCGCCTCAAAGAATGCGACCGTATCTCGGACACCCGCCGCGAGCTGGAAAAACTGGGCCTGAGTGTCAGCGAAACCGAAAACAGCCTCAGCATCAGCGGCGCAGCGTCGCTGGCGGGCGGCATCACCGTCAACGGGCACGGCGACCACCGGATGATTATGCTGCTGACCTTGCTGGGCCTCCGCGCCGAGAAGCCCCTGCGAATTACCGGAGCGCACCACATCCGCAAAAGCTATCCGCAGTTCTTCAAGCACTTGGAGGAGCTGGGGGCGAAGTTTGAGTACCTCAAAACGGACACGAAATAG
- a CDS encoding DUF1572 family protein — translation MSQSDADLPLAELYLTDLRIRMRGLKTLGEGALRQLGDNDWHIALVEEGNSAAVLVQHLSGNMHSRWAALRSGYREGQDGESAGRNRDAEFEERTLSAPELWTLWNAGWAAFLDAVDHLSPTDLMRPLTIRGEAHTVLEACQRQVAHYSGHVYQLIFLTKTLCGAGWQTLSVARGQSAAFNAAMFSKEERQKPT, via the coding sequence GTGAGCCAATCCGACGCCGACTTGCCACTCGCCGAACTCTATCTGACTGATCTGCGTATCCGAATGCGCGGCCTCAAAACGCTGGGCGAAGGAGCCCTACGGCAGCTCGGCGACAATGACTGGCACATAGCTTTGGTCGAAGAAGGCAATTCTGCCGCCGTGTTGGTGCAGCATCTCAGCGGCAATATGCACTCGCGCTGGGCAGCGCTCCGCAGCGGCTACCGCGAAGGGCAAGACGGTGAAAGCGCTGGGCGCAACCGCGACGCCGAATTCGAAGAGAGGACGCTGAGCGCTCCCGAACTTTGGACGCTTTGGAACGCAGGCTGGGCCGCTTTTTTGGACGCCGTCGACCACCTCTCCCCCACCGACTTGATGCGCCCGCTCACCATTCGCGGCGAGGCCCACACGGTCTTGGAAGCCTGTCAGCGGCAAGTCGCGCATTACAGCGGCCACGTCTACCAACTGATCTTCCTGACCAAAACCCTGTGCGGCGCGGGCTGGCAAACCCTATCGGTGGCGCGGGGCCAGTCGGCGGCCTTCAATGCGGCCATGTTCAGCAAAGAGGAGCGGCAAAAGCCCACTTGA
- a CDS encoding ATP-binding protein, whose amino-acid sequence MVLGTEDATPTIFWFSVSPGASVQLDDLVVVQTMKPNGQPVDFYGLVDNVRKRHEGVTFESDVEDIVAGVLPASVSYAARVLVTRVSPEDFIPPQPGDIVQHARGKALEMALSADKMKEAAFPAGLLADGQILPLNFRFINGESGGHINISGISGVATKTTYALFLLHSIFRSGVMDKVALKKNGRQAGSAGGKAIIFNVKGEDLLFLDKPNNEVVERETEARAAKGLTADRYSLLGLPMSPFRDVQFLAPPRAGAVGAAIVPHVDQRAEGVTPFVFTLREFCQRRMLPYVFSDAGSSLNLGFVIGNIEEKLARLSADSTGAALLVSDWDPAQSEEIPDDIQFDALGKVSLQTFGQLISYLEYKLIDQNDGEGDPKWVLKQSPGTLRAFIRRLRGVQKHLTPLVRGDLTPQQAEKFRPNLISGGYQLSVVDIHNLSGPAQMFVVGVMLRDLFEYKEKNGRQDTVFVVLDELNKYAPRDDSSPIKDVLLDIAERGRSLGIILIGAQQTASEVERRIVSNAAIRVVGRLDLAEAERPEYRFLPQSFRARAGILQPGTMLVSQPDIPNPVLINYPFPAWATRSDEVDEHAGREVAEVGADWLD is encoded by the coding sequence ATGGTGCTGGGCACTGAAGACGCTACGCCCACCATTTTCTGGTTCTCGGTGTCGCCGGGCGCGAGTGTGCAGCTCGACGATCTGGTGGTGGTGCAGACCATGAAGCCCAACGGCCAGCCGGTTGACTTTTACGGCCTGGTGGACAATGTCCGCAAGCGGCACGAGGGCGTTACCTTCGAATCGGACGTGGAAGACATCGTGGCCGGAGTGCTGCCCGCCTCGGTAAGTTATGCGGCGCGGGTGCTGGTGACGCGGGTCAGTCCCGAAGACTTCATTCCGCCGCAGCCCGGCGACATCGTGCAGCACGCACGCGGCAAAGCTTTAGAGATGGCCCTCAGCGCCGACAAGATGAAAGAAGCTGCCTTTCCTGCCGGGTTGCTGGCCGATGGTCAAATTCTGCCGCTCAATTTCCGCTTCATCAACGGCGAATCTGGCGGTCACATCAACATTTCCGGCATTTCGGGTGTGGCGACCAAAACCACTTACGCGCTGTTTTTACTGCATTCTATTTTCCGCAGTGGCGTGATGGACAAAGTGGCCCTCAAGAAAAATGGGCGGCAAGCCGGGTCGGCAGGCGGCAAGGCAATTATTTTTAACGTCAAGGGCGAAGATTTGCTGTTTTTGGATAAACCCAATAACGAAGTCGTAGAAAGAGAGACTGAAGCCCGCGCCGCCAAAGGCTTGACTGCCGACCGCTACAGCTTGTTGGGCTTGCCGATGTCACCCTTCCGCGACGTGCAGTTTCTGGCCCCACCGCGTGCCGGTGCGGTCGGCGCGGCCATCGTCCCGCACGTGGATCAACGCGCCGAGGGAGTCACGCCGTTCGTCTTTACTCTGCGCGAGTTTTGCCAGCGCCGGATGCTGCCCTACGTGTTTTCCGACGCCGGAAGCAGCCTCAATCTGGGCTTTGTCATCGGTAATATCGAGGAAAAATTGGCCCGACTGTCGGCTGACAGTACAGGTGCGGCTCTGCTGGTTTCCGATTGGGACCCGGCGCAGTCTGAGGAGATTCCCGACGATATTCAGTTTGACGCGCTGGGCAAAGTCAGCCTCCAAACTTTCGGGCAGCTCATTTCCTACCTCGAATACAAACTGATCGATCAAAATGACGGCGAGGGCGATCCCAAGTGGGTACTCAAGCAGTCGCCGGGTACGCTGCGTGCTTTTATCCGGCGGCTGCGCGGCGTGCAAAAGCACCTGACGCCTTTGGTGCGCGGCGACCTGACCCCCCAGCAAGCCGAGAAGTTTCGACCCAACCTGATCAGCGGCGGTTATCAGCTGAGCGTGGTGGACATTCACAACCTTTCCGGCCCGGCCCAGATGTTCGTGGTGGGCGTGATGCTGCGCGACCTCTTTGAATACAAGGAAAAAAACGGCCGCCAGGACACGGTGTTTGTGGTGCTGGACGAACTCAACAAGTACGCCCCCCGCGACGATTCCAGCCCGATTAAAGACGTCCTGCTAGACATTGCCGAGCGTGGCCGCAGCCTCGGCATCATCCTTATCGGCGCTCAGCAAACCGCCAGTGAAGTGGAGCGGCGCATCGTGTCCAACGCCGCCATCCGGGTGGTGGGCCGCCTAGACTTGGCCGAGGCCGAGCGGCCCGAGTACCGCTTCCTGCCGCAGAGCTTTCGCGCCCGCGCCGGCATCTTGCAGCCCGGCACCATGCTGGTGTCTCAGCCGGATATTCCCAACCCGGTGCTGATCAATTACCCGTTTCCGGCGTGGGCCACCCGCAGCGACGAGGTCGACGAGCATGCGGGCAGGGAAGTGGCTGAAGTCGGCGCGGACTGGCTGGACTGA
- a CDS encoding SDR family oxidoreductase, with protein MTSSQVQPTSSKPMHGKTVLITGATNGVGKATAADLIQQGAEVWIVGRDAQKTAAVAQEIGAAGHLLADLSLRPEAARMAREFTERVGKLDVLINNAGAIYDRRQESKEGIEMTWALNHLAYFIVTRELLPLLRASRGRIVNVSSSAHAGGKIRWQDPEFKTGYSAWGAYNQSKLANVLFTRELAYRERESGVTVNALHPGFVASGFGRNNSGMGKLLNMTSALAINDEQGAQTSIYLASSPDVAGKSGLYFNKSQIAQPAAQALDDAAGKRLWALSESYL; from the coding sequence ATGACTTCTTCTCAAGTGCAGCCAACTTCATCCAAACCCATGCACGGCAAAACGGTGCTAATCACTGGCGCGACCAACGGTGTGGGCAAAGCGACAGCCGCCGACCTGATTCAGCAGGGCGCTGAAGTGTGGATCGTGGGGCGCGACGCCCAGAAAACTGCCGCCGTGGCGCAGGAAATCGGCGCGGCGGGGCACTTGCTGGCCGATCTGAGCCTTCGCCCCGAAGCCGCCCGGATGGCCCGTGAATTTACCGAGCGGGTGGGCAAGCTGGACGTGCTGATCAACAATGCCGGTGCGATTTATGACCGCAGGCAAGAAAGCAAAGAAGGCATCGAGATGACGTGGGCCTTAAACCACCTCGCTTACTTCATCGTCACGCGTGAGCTGCTGCCGCTGCTGCGGGCTAGTCGGGGGCGCATTGTCAACGTCTCCAGCTCGGCGCACGCGGGCGGCAAAATCCGCTGGCAAGACCCTGAATTCAAAACTGGATACAGCGCTTGGGGAGCCTACAACCAAAGCAAGTTGGCCAATGTACTGTTTACCCGCGAGCTGGCTTACCGCGAGCGTGAATCTGGCGTCACCGTCAACGCTCTGCACCCCGGCTTCGTGGCGTCGGGATTTGGCCGCAACAATTCCGGTATGGGCAAACTGCTCAACATGACCTCGGCGCTGGCCATCAACGATGAACAGGGCGCACAGACCAGTATTTATCTGGCCTCCAGCCCTGACGTGGCCGGCAAATCGGGCTTGTATTTCAACAAAAGCCAAATCGCTCAGCCCGCTGCTCAGGCGCTCGACGACGCGGCAGGAAAACGGCTGTGGGCCTTGTCGGAGAGCTATTTGTAA